A single region of the Rhizophagus irregularis chromosome 27, complete sequence genome encodes:
- a CDS encoding uncharacterized protein (SECRETED:cutsite_IKS-NV; SECRETED:prob_0.8506); SECRETED:SignalP(1-22) produces the protein MKLKHLLIFLSIIIFVTLPIKSNVITFTEEETTEFQVADILQYGDNTIVLQIIRNLSGGNCSETKISFRVIYPDGNIIPIDLLMEELGIQSFNFCTVDGFNPITLKAIETKKGNFIIVSYTVAADVNNPLTYNDYLMLIDLNGKIYSKTLMGPSLIDSSNNNTWVPQQSFIYPNVNNEQGFLYFALLSSGLNDLNSNYNVTQWIINEHGIFSKIAEMVLALQVPPSVVSTVDGGYMFIYPNITTSQDPFSSRTGLYSVYCGYGSNIVREPVILYETILELNIVGLNCVISHSEVGQICLITIQPNSTDLIPIPVYIQVNYLSLGSVFDVKRVYATLPTIIGINQLTDPQFIINPLPFGGYFYSVVQTTNMSSDVWGFVLDENGKFNPWDLSYPTLSDSNASHQILTNNTLAMLQPIVGQNWSLITTNLYKIHKDNGYDNILIRNTTPGIHKTIPARDTNPLSITYTIPIVLSNGTITIFQSNGSSNPGIVRQTINGLNNQNYVTFDNDTVSIVIIESTFNNPGSTYYVMIENNFVSSLLYNEPLPGLSNKIVWSFTTLPEEEKEKGGGSKIKMFFDGIYGKVKLTKTGTAYFDTLDPNQINEFFNNLTQELANAVISKRISTNHRFVIDTSNIESTSNQYLLSIRIDKPQSASDRETKLIARDLDAMIRNMNITVLASESSSKYLEPLYGYVTIPRWYENFANIFQLILTVTFFLILTILCIISIHYDAKIEVKSGANSSVRKAFFHIMKSDIHKLTQSVNLCKGREGNEGREVNERRVVDEIKSNHFKVYLYGFNVLSFVLDILFAKVEAGSVKIIFFVSVFFVTVPYVIKLGYVVYIILSELVRKENSEDSVQLLDESEEKGDPEDLNDQQDGSQGQQDGSQGQQVKAKEKVTIKKWLEDSKKHKIVLVMLISLAGTDVGVLEIFNFQFCGYKFNIKLSEKFQQRVIIGEIIGIIIKNIPELVIRIYFLSRAIDFSYLSILTPLVSLIKILSLFVNFTKLMKIKNNAS, from the exons atgaaattaaaacatctcttaatttttttatcaataattatatttgtaacATTACCAATAAAATCAAATGTTATAACATTCACAGAAGAAGAAACTACAGAATTTCAAGTGGCAGACATTTTGCAATATGGAGATAATACGATAGTTTTGCAAATAATTCGCAATTTAAGTGGTGGAAATTGTTCTGaaacaaaaatatcatttcGCGTTATTTATCCCGATGGTAATATTATACCAATCGATCTTTTAATGGAAGAGTTGGGGATACAATCTTTCAATTTTTGTACCGTTGATGGATTTAACCCTATTACTCTTAAAGCCatagaaacaaaaaaaggcaattttataatagtatcTTATACTGTAGCTGCGGACGTAAATAATCCTCTCAcgtataatgattatttaatgttGATTGATTTAAATGGAAAGATTTACAG TAAAACTTTAATGGGGCCTTCTCTTATCGACtcaagtaataataatacgtGGGTGCCTCaacaatcttttatttatcCAAATGTTAATAATGAGCAAGGATTTCTCTACTTTGCATTATTATCGAGTGGTCTTAATGATCTCAATAGTAATTATAACGTGACGCAATGGATAAT AAATGAACACGGAATTTTTAGCAAGATTGCAGAAATGGTGTTAGCTCTTCAAGTACCACCTTCTGTAGTTTCAACAGTGGATGGAGGTTACATGTTTATTTATCCTAATATAACAACCTCCCAGGATCCTTTTTCTTCACGGACAGGGCTTTACTCCGTGTATTGTGGATATGGAAGTAATATTGTGCGAGAACCAGTTATTCTTTATGAAACTATATTGGAATTAAATATTGTTGGCCTTAATTGTGTTATCTCTCACTCGGAAGTTGGACAAATTTGTTTGATAACCATACAACCTAATTCCACTGATCTAATTCCAATTCCTGTTTATATTCAAGTTAATTATCTTTCATTAGGATCTGTATTTGATGTAAAACGTGTATATGCCACACTGCCCACAATTATAGGTATTAACCAACTTACCGATCctcaatttataattaatccaTTACCATTCGGAGGTTATTTCTATAGTGTTGTTCAAACAACCAATATGAGTAGTGATGTTTGGGGCTTTGTTTTGGATGAAAATGGCAAATTTAATCCATGGGACCTTTCATATCCTACCCTGTCAGATTCTAATGCTTCCCAccaaattttaacaaataacacTCTTGCAATGCTTCAACCAATAGTAGGACAAAATTGGAGTTTAATCACCactaatttgtataaaattcataaag ATAATGGTTATGATAATATACTCATCAGAAATACAACTCCGGGCATTCATAAAACTATTCCCGCACGTGATACTAATCCCCTTAGTATTACATATACGATTCCTATTGTTTTATCAAACGGCACAATTACAATTTTTCAAAGTAATGGCAGTTCTAATCCTGGGATCGTACGTCAAACCATTAACGGCttaaataaccaaaattaTGTAACGTTTGATAACGATACCGTTAGTATTGTTATAATTGAAAGTACATTTAATAATCCTGGTTCAACATATTATGTTATGATTGAGAATAATTTTGTTTCAAGTCTATTATACAATGAACCTCTCCCTGGTTTATCTAATAAGATTGTTTGGTCTTTTACAACGT taccagaagaagaaaaagaaaaagggggaggaagtaaaattaaaatgttttttgatGGCATTTATGGAAAAGTTAAATTGACCAAAACCGGAACTGCTTACTTTGACACTCTCGATCCCaatcaaataaatgaattctttaataatttaacacaAGAATTGGCCAATGCAGTCATATCAAAACGAATAAGCACCAATCATAGATTTGTAATCGACACTTCTAACATTGAAAGTACTTCAAACCAATATCTTTTATCCATTAGGATTGATAAACCACAATCTGCATCAGATAGGGAGACTAAATTAATCGCTAGAGATTTAGATGCTATGATCCGGAATATGAACATCACTGTTCTTGCATCTGAAAGTTCTTCGAAATATTTGGAACCACTTTATGGATATGTAACTATTC ccAGGTGGTATGAGAATTTCGCCAATATATTCCAACTTATTTTAACAGTTACATTCTTTTTGATATTGACCATACTTTGCATCATTTCTATACATTATGATGCAAAAATTGAAGTAAAAAGTGGTGCAAATAGTAGTGTTAGGAAAGCTTTTTTTCACATAATGAAATCGGATATACATAAATTAACCCAATCTGTAAATTTATGTAAGGGGAGGGAGGGTAATGAGGGGAGAGAGGTTAATGAGAGGAGGGTTGTTGATGAGATTAAG agcAACCactttaaagtttatttatatggatTTAATGTTTTGTCATTTGTGTTGGACATTCTTTTTGCTAAGGTAGAGGCAGGCAgtgtcaaaattattttttttgtgag tgTTTTTTTTGTGACAGTTCCATATGTTATCAAGTTAGGATATGTAGTTTACATTATCCTTAGTGAACTtgtaagaaaagaaaattcagaAGATTCAGTTCAACTTCTTGATGAATCTGAAGAAAAAGGTGATCCAGAAGATTTAAATGATCAACAAGATGGTTCGCAAGGTCAACAAGATGGTTCACAAGGTCAACAAGTTAAAGCAAAAGAAAAAGTTACAATCAAGAAATGGTTAGAAGAttcaaaaaaacataaaatagtTCTTGTAATGTTGATATCACTAGCAGGAACTGATGTCGGAGTtctagaaatatttaatttccaattttgtggatataaatttaacattaagttatctgaaaaatttcaacaaaGGGTTATTATTGGAGAAattattggtattattattaaaaatatacctGAACTAGTTATTAGg aTTTACTTTTTGAGTAGAGCGATtgattttagttatttatCTATTCTTACTCCTTTAGTATCtcttataaaaatcttaagtCTTTTTGTAAACTTcacaaaattaatgaaaattaaaaataatgcttCTTAA